The Vespula vulgaris chromosome 22, iyVesVulg1.1, whole genome shotgun sequence genome window below encodes:
- the LOC127071691 gene encoding histone-lysine N-methyltransferase PRDM9-like codes for MRNLLHAGMECGLDFPNREALTLHLRLHSGDRTLVTDLCGLAAAFQQTPGHFLTPNTPGTHQMNGPIGTPGVSHMHGATQTSPPVGSGPKPKPHICPDCGRGFAQKHGLSQHQRRHTDGSCHIRSHVCDKCGKAFFQKNHLLLHQRQHMDPPPSILRQQQRQAAQAAAQQAQQQQAQQQQQQQVQQQVQQQVQQQQQQQQQQACSVDTKAIQLNVTM; via the exons GATTAGATTTTCCGAACAGAGAAGCCCTTACCTTACATTTAAGGCTACATTCTGGTGATCGAACGTTAGTAACGGATTTATGTGGGTTAGCAGCTGCCTTCCAACAAACTCCTGGACACTTCCTAACTCCAAATACTCCTGGAACCCACCAG ATGAATGGACCTATCGGAACGCCCGGTGTTAGCCACATGCATGGTGCAACGCAAACGTCGCCACCAGTTGGTTCGGGTCCTAAACCAAAACCGCATATCTGTCCTGATTGTGGCCGTGGGTTTGCTCAGAAGCACGGACTGTCGCAACATCAACGGCGCCACACGGACGGCAGTTGTCATATAAGGTCACACGTGTGTGACAAGTGTGGAAAGGCTTTCTTCCAGAAGAATCATTTGTTATTACATCAACGTCAGCACATGGATCCTCCGCCGAGTATACTTCGGCAACAACAGAGACAAGCGGCGCAAGCCGCTGCTCAACAAGCTCAACAACAGCAAgcgcagcaacagcaacag CAACAAGTTCAACAGCAAGTCCAGCAACAGgtacaacagcagcagcagcagcagcaacaacaagcGTGTTCCGTGGACACAAAAGCAATACAGTTGAATGTCACCATGTGA